The sequence CGCGGTTCTCGCGCTCTCCGGCAACGAACAGCTGGTGATGGTCGCGGACGATCTGCACCGCCGTTCCCAGTGGCCGCTGGTCAGCCACCCGGCCACCCGCCAGGCCGACCTGCTCGCCGACGCCGCCGAACACATGGCGCTGCTCGACGCCCTCATCGCCCAGGACCTCGCCGTCGTGCAGTCCCTCGTACGCGAGCACTTCACGGGTGCGGACGGCTGATCCGGGAGCGGGGGTGCCGCGCGGACCCGCCCGCGCGGCACCCCCGTGTCACCGCCGCGACCGCCCGGCCCTCCGGCCACCGGTCACTTCACGCCCGCCCGGCCCGGCTCAGTTCGCCTCGGCCGTCTCCGGCGACGGGGGTTCCAGGCGTGGGGCCAGCCAGGTCGGTACGCCGCCGAGCAGCCGGAAGAGCCTGCCCGCCTCGGCGCGCAGCCGTGCCGCCTCCGGCTCCGGCTCGGCGTCCGCGAGGGAGATGAGCGCCGGGGCCGTACCCACGAGATAGCCCAGCTCCTCCCTTATCCGCAGGGACTCCGAGAAGCCGTGCCGGGCCTCGGCCAGCTCGCCCTCCCGCAGCGCGAGGGAGGCGAGGTGCCGCCAGGTGAACGAGAGCAGCAGTTCGTCCCCCTGGGCCGTGGCACCGGCGTGCGCCCTGCGGTACGCGGCCCGCGCGGACTGCGGGGAGTCGGCGATGTTCTGGGCGATCAGCCCCCGGCGGAAGTCCAGCAGCGGCCGCCCCGGAGCGGCGGGAGCGAGCAGGGCCGCCGCCCTGCTCAGCGCCACGCTGGCCTCGTCGGCCCTGTCGCGCGTCCCGAGGAGCGTCGACGCATAGGCGAGATAACCGCGTTCACAGGCCGCGGCACCGCGCTCGGCGTCGTCGTGCGCCAGGGCCTCGGCGGTGCGCAGCGCGTCCTCGGCGTCGGTCCAGCCCTGCCCGGTGTAGAGACATCGCTCGGTCAGCAAGGACGTCCGCTGGAGCGCGGCGGCCGGGTCGGTCGCCGCGTGCGGTTCGAGCAGAGCGGCCGCATCCGTCCAGCAGGCGCGTGACCGCAGCCGCCATACCGCTGTCTGGAGCGGCGGATCGTCATCGGCTGTCGTTCCGGAACCAGACATGGCGGTATGCGCCACATTGCCCTCCCCGAGCGCGCCATTGAGCTGTTGAGTGTGGGCGCATCTCAGCACGGATTGGCACGCCGGGCCAAGAGGTCCGGCCGATGTCAGGTGAAAGAATTCACAATCAGCCGGACCTCGTCGGTGCTCCGACGGGCCCCCGAGGTCAGCTCATACGCAGTGCGAGGAAGAAGTCGAGCTTGTCCTCCAGCCGGGAAAGGTCACGTCCCGTCAACTGCTCGATGCGGCCGACGCGGTAGCGCAGCGTGTTGACGTGGAGGTGCAGCCGGGCCGCGCAGCGGGTCCAGGAACCGTCGCAGTCCAGGAATGACTCCAGCGTCTCGATCAGCTCGGCGCGGTGGCGCCGGTCGTAGTCGCGCAGCGGGTCCAGCAGCCGGGCGGTGAAGGCCCGGCGGACGTCGTCGGGCACGAAGGGCAGCAGCAGGACGTGCGAGGCCAGCTCGTGGTGCCCGGCCGCGCAGACCCGGCCCGGACGGGCCGCCGCCACCCGGCGGGCGTGCCGGGCCTCCTCCAGGGCGCCGCGCAGCCCCTCGGCGGAATGCACCGCCGCGCTGACACCCAGTGTCAGGCGGCCGTCGTCCGCGAGCCCCGCGGAGAGCGGCTCACGGACGGTGGCCAGGAGCACGTCGGCATGGAGCGCGGGGTCGCCCTCGGCCGGTGCGTCCTCGTCGGAAGCCGCGTCCGGATCCGCCCCGGCGCTCCCGGCGCTCCCGGCACCCGCGGTCACGGGGCTTCCGGCAGCCGCGGCCGGGCCGGTGGAGGACAGCGGTACGAGGGCGATCGCCTCGTCGCCCGTGTGCGCGACGGCGATCCGGTCGGCGGAGTCCGGGCCGCTGACGGCCGGGTCCACCAGGATCTCCTCCAGCAGCGCCTGGGCGACGGGACCGCCCGCGATGTCGGGGGCAAAACCGGCGGACCCCGGTGCGCCCTCGGCGGTCCAGTCGACCCGGGCCACGACGACCTGCCAGTGCGGCGCGGTCCCGAGCCCCGGCAGCAGGACCGGTGCGGCGACCCGCAGCCTGGCCGCGATCTCGGCCGGGGCGGCGCCCGCCTGGACCAGCTCCAGGACCTCCTGGGCGAGCCGGCGGCGTACCGTACGGGCCGCGTCGCGCCGGTCGCGTTCGACGGCGATCAGCTGGGTGACGCCCTGGAGCAGATCGAGCCGGGCCGCCGGCCAGTCGCTCGCGTCGGCCTCGACGGCGAGCAGCCAGTCGGAGAGCACCGACTCGCGCACATCGCGGGAGGCAGGCAGGGCGCCCCGGCCGGTGTTCCGGATCGGGAACAGTGAATACGTTCTGCCGCCCACCGTGGTCCGGTGCGGTCCCCGTCGTCCGGTGCGGGTTGCGGCCAGATGCCGTCCGGCCAGCTCGGCCCCGACCCGGGGGGTCAGCGGCTCACCGGCCCCCGCGATCTGCCGGCCGGTGGGCGAGAGCACCCAGGCCCGAAGATCCAGGTCGGAGGTGAGGAGGTCGAGGACCACCTCGGGGCCGCCGCCCGCCGGGCCCGAGGTCATCAGCCTGCGGTGCCGGTCGACGACGGCCGCCAGGTCCCCGGCCCGCTCGCCCGACACCTGGCGCACCACATGCTCGGTGATCGTTGCGAATGCCACGGTCTCGTTCACGGCGAAGAGGGGGAGGCGATGGTGCCGGCACGCCTCGACCAGGTCGCCCGGGATGTCGCCGAGCTCCGCCTCGCCCGCCGCGAGTCCGGCGACCTGGGCCCCCGCCAGAATCCGGACGAACGGCTCCGAGTCCGCCGCGTCACGGCGCCAGGCGAGACCGGTGAGGACCAGCTCGCCTCCCGAGAGGTAGCGGCTGGGGTCGCGCAGGTCGGTGGTCATGACGCCCCGGACCGTGCGGTCCAGTTCGGCCTCGCCGCCGAGCAGCCGCAGGCCCAGCGCGTCGGTGTCCAGCAGTGCGCGCAGCCGCATCTCGTTGCCGCCGTTCTTTCGGTTGAGGGGAGGGGGAGGGGGAGGGGAGTGAGGGATCGATCGAGGGGGAGTGGACCGGCCGAAGGGAGGTACGGACCGGCCGAAGGGGGGAACCGGCCGGTCGGGTGGGAGGACGGGGAGCCGAGTGGGTGGGACGAGGGATACCGGGGATACCTGTGAATTGCGGAGAGGTTACTGATTCCCGCCATTCGTTCGAATCTACAAGACGAGCAAGGAGACCAGCCAACTCCTTCAGTGTTTCCGTGACTGCACCGGTCGGAGCCGTGGCTTGTGTACTGGGCCACACACCGCGTGAACAACACATGAACGAGCCAGTCGAGGGCCGGCCGTCCCCAGCCCCAGCGAACGACCGATTGAGAAGAAGAGAGCCACTCATGGACTTCCTTCGCCCCGCCAGCTGGGAGGAGGCGCTCGCCGCCAAGGCCGAGCACCCCACGGCTGTTCCCATCGCGGGCGGCACCGATGTGATGGTCGAGATCAACTTCGACCACCGGCGGCCCGAGTATCTCCTGGACCTGAACCGCATCGGTGAGCTGTCCGAGTGGGAGGTGGGCCAGGAGAACGTACGGCTCGGCGCCTCCGTCCCGTACAGCGACATCATGGAGCACCTGCGGGCCGAGCTGCCCTGCCTGGCGCTCGCCTCGCACACCGTCGCCTCCCCGCAGATCCGCAACCGCGGCGGCGTCGGCGGCAACCTCGGCACCGCGTCGCCCGCCGGTGACGCCCACCCCGCCCTCCTCGCCGCGGGGGCCGAGGTCGAGGCCGAGTCCGTACGCGGCATCCGGATGATCCCCATCGACGCCTTCTACACCGGCGTCAAGCGCAACGCGCTGGCCCCGGACGAGCTGATCCGGGCCGTACACATCAAGAAGGCCGACGGGCCGCAGCAGTACTCCAAGGTCGGCACCCGCAACGCGATGGTCATCGCCGTCTGCGCCTTCGGCCTCGCCCTGCACCCCGGGACCCGCACGGTCCGCACCGGCATCGGCTCCGCCGCCCCGACCCCGGTCCGGGCCAAGGAGGCGGAGGAGTTCCTGAACGCCGCGCTCGAAGAGGGCGGGTTCTGGGAGAGCGGCAGGATCATCACCCCGTCGATCGCCAAGCAGTTCGCCGACCTCGCCTCCGGCGCCTGCAACCCGATCGACGACGTGCGGGGCACCGCGAAGTACCGCAGGCACGCGGTCGGCATCATGGCCCGCCGCACGCTCGGCTGGACCTGGGAGCAGTACCGCGGCGCGGGCCGCACGCTTGAAGGAGCTGCATAACCATGCGAGTGAATTTCACGGTCAACGGCCGTCAGCAGGAAGCCGACGACGTCTGGGAGGGGGAGTCCCTCCTGTACGTCCTGCGCGAGCGCATGGGGCTTCCCGGTTCCAAGAACGCCTGCGAGCAGGGCGAATGCGGCTCCTGCACGGTCCGCCTGGACGGTGTGCCGGTCTGTTCCTGTCTGGTCGCCGCCGGTCAGGTCGAGGGCCGCGAGGTCGTCACCGTCGAGGGGCTCGCCGACTACGCCAAGCACCGCGAGGACGCCCACCCCGGCGGCGGCTGCGCCTCCGGTTCCTGCGGCACGACGCTCGACGCCGCCCAGCGATGGCAGGCCGGGCCCGCCGACGGGCAGAGCGGTGAAGCCGTCGAACTGTCCCCCATCCAGCAGGCGTTCATCGACGCCGGAGCCGTCCAGTGCGGCTTCTGCACCCCCGGCCTGCTCGTCGCGGCCGACGAACTGCTGGAGACCCACCCCTCCCCGTCCGACCAGGACATCCGCGAGGCGCTCTCCGGGAACCTGTGCCGTTGCACCGGTTACGAGAAGATCCTCGACGCGGTCCGCCTCGCGGCCGCCCGTCAGGAAGAGGCGGTCCGATAGCCATGGCGCTGCATCCACGAGTCGCCACCGTCCCGGCCGGCACGCCCACCAAGATCACCCAGGGTTCGCCCACCAAGGGCGGCATCGGTGAGTCCACACTGCGCCCCGACGGCATCCTGAAGGTCACCGGAGAGTTCGCGTACTCCTCCGACATGTGGCACGAGGACATGCTGTGGGGCCACACGCTCCGCTCCACCGTCGCGCACGCCGAGATCAGGTCCATCGACATCGGCGAAGCCGTCGCGACGCCCGGCGTCTACGCCGTGCTGACCTACGACGACCTGCCCGCCGCGATGAAGAACTACGGCCTGGAGATCCAGGACACCCCGGTCCTGGCGCACGGCAGGGTCCGCCACCACGGTGAGCCGGTGGCCCTGGTCGCCGCCGACCACCCGGAGACCGCCCGCCGCGCCGCGGCCAAGATCAAGATCGACTACGTCGAACTGCCGGTCATCACGGACGAGGCGTCCGCGACCGCACCCGGCGCGATCCTGATCCACGAGGACCGCGACGACCACCACATCGGCCATGTGCCGCACCCCAACATCGTGCACCGCCAGCCGATCATCCGCGGCGACGCCGACGCGGCCGCCGCGCGGGCCGACGTCATCGTCACCGGCGACTACACCTTCGGCATGCAGGACCAGGCGTTCCTCGGCCCGGAGTCCGGGCTCGCCGTGCCCTCCGAGGACGGCGGCGTCGAGCTGTACGTCGCCACCCAGTGGCTGCACTCCGACCTCCGTCAGATCGCCCCCGTCCTCGGTCTGCCCGAGGACAAGGTCCGCATGACGCTCTCCGGCGTCGGCGGTGCCTTCGGCGGGCGTGAGGACCTGTCGATGCAGATCCACGCCTGCCTGCTGGCGCTGCGCACCGGCAAGCCCGTCAAGATCGTCTACAACCGGTTCGAGTCCTTCTTCGGGCACGTCCACCGGCACCCGGCGAAGCTCCACTACGAGCACGGCGCCACCAAGGACGGCAAGCTCACGCACATGAAGTGCAGGATCGTCCTGGACGGCGGCGCCTACGCGTCGGCCTCCCCGGCGGTCGTCGGGAACGCCTCCTCGCTCGCGGTCGGCCCCTACGCCGTCGAGGACGTCGACATCGAGGCGATCGCGCTCTACACCAACAACCCGCCCTGCGGAGCCATGCGCGGCTTCGGCGCGGTCCAGGCGTGCTTCGCGTACGAGGCGCAGATGGACAAGCTGGCGGCCGAACTGGGCCTGGACCCGGTCGAGTTCCGTCAGCGCAACGCCATGGAACAGGGCACCTTGCTGCCGACCGGCCAGCCCTGCGACTCACCCGCCCCCGTCGCCGAACTCCTGCGCCGGGTCAAGTCCCGTCCGCTGCCGCCCGAGCGGCAGTGGCTGTCCGTCGACGCGGCGGGCAGCTCCGTCGACGTCCGCGACCTGCCCGGCGGCCTCTCCAACACCACGCACGGCGAAGGCGTCGTCCGCGGCGTCGGCTACGCGGTGGGCCTGAAGAACGTCGGCTTCTCCGAGGGCTTCGACGACTACTCCACCGCACGGGTCCGGATGGAGGTCATCAACGGCGAGCCGGTCGCCACCGTGCACACCGCGATGGCCGAGGTCGGCCAGGGCGGCGTCACCGTGCACGCCCAGATCGCCCGTACCGAACTCGGCGTCAGCCAGGTCACCATCCACCCGGCCGACACCCAGGTCGGCTCGGCCGGCTCCACCTCCGCCTCCCGTCAGACGTACGTCACCGGCGGCGCCGTGAAGAACTCCTGCGAGGCCGTACGCGAACAGGTCCTGGAGCTCGGACGGCGCAGGTTCGGCACGTACCACCCGGCCTGGGCCACCGCCGAACTGCTCCTGGAGGGCGGCAAGGTCGTCACCGACGGCGGCGAGGTGCTCGCCGATGTCGCCGATGTGCTCCAGGACGAGTCCATCGACGTCGAGCTGGAGTGGCGCCACCGGCCCACCGAGGCGTTCGACCTGCGCACCGGTCAGGGCAACGGCCATGTCCAGTACTCCTTCGCCGCACACCGCGCCGTCGTCGAGGTCGACACCGAGCTGGGCCTGGTCAAGGTCATCGAACTGGCCTGTGCCCAGGACGTCGGCAAGGCACTCAACCCGCTCTCCGTGATCGGCCAGATCCAGGGCGGCTCCCTCCAGGGCATGGGCGTCGCCATCATGGAGGAGATCATCGTCGACCCGGAGACCGCGAAGGTGCGCAACCCGTCCTTCACGGACTACCTGCTGCCCACCATCCTCGACACCCCGACCATCCCGGTCGATGTGCTCGAACTGGCCGACGACCACGCCCCGTACGGGCTCCGCGGCGTCGGCGAGGCCCCGACCCTCTCGTCCACCCCCGCCGTCCTCGCGGCGATCCGGAACGCGACGGGGCTGGAGCTCAACAGGACGCCGGTGCGCCCCGAGCACCTCACCGGCACCTGAGCCGCTCCCTCCTGAACCCTCCGGGCGGTGCGACGTGCCGTGAACGTCGCACTTCCCCGCGTACCGCACCGCCCGGAGACACCGAGTACCGCACCGCTCGCGGTC is a genomic window of Streptomyces sp. NBC_01237 containing:
- a CDS encoding PucR family transcriptional regulator ligand-binding domain-containing protein codes for the protein MRLRALLDTDALGLRLLGGEAELDRTVRGVMTTDLRDPSRYLSGGELVLTGLAWRRDAADSEPFVRILAGAQVAGLAAGEAELGDIPGDLVEACRHHRLPLFAVNETVAFATITEHVVRQVSGERAGDLAAVVDRHRRLMTSGPAGGGPEVVLDLLTSDLDLRAWVLSPTGRQIAGAGEPLTPRVGAELAGRHLAATRTGRRGPHRTTVGGRTYSLFPIRNTGRGALPASRDVRESVLSDWLLAVEADASDWPAARLDLLQGVTQLIAVERDRRDAARTVRRRLAQEVLELVQAGAAPAEIAARLRVAAPVLLPGLGTAPHWQVVVARVDWTAEGAPGSAGFAPDIAGGPVAQALLEEILVDPAVSGPDSADRIAVAHTGDEAIALVPLSSTGPAAAAGSPVTAGAGSAGSAGADPDAASDEDAPAEGDPALHADVLLATVREPLSAGLADDGRLTLGVSAAVHSAEGLRGALEEARHARRVAAARPGRVCAAGHHELASHVLLLPFVPDDVRRAFTARLLDPLRDYDRRHRAELIETLESFLDCDGSWTRCAARLHLHVNTLRYRVGRIEQLTGRDLSRLEDKLDFFLALRMS
- a CDS encoding FAD binding domain-containing protein; this translates as MDFLRPASWEEALAAKAEHPTAVPIAGGTDVMVEINFDHRRPEYLLDLNRIGELSEWEVGQENVRLGASVPYSDIMEHLRAELPCLALASHTVASPQIRNRGGVGGNLGTASPAGDAHPALLAAGAEVEAESVRGIRMIPIDAFYTGVKRNALAPDELIRAVHIKKADGPQQYSKVGTRNAMVIAVCAFGLALHPGTRTVRTGIGSAAPTPVRAKEAEEFLNAALEEGGFWESGRIITPSIAKQFADLASGACNPIDDVRGTAKYRRHAVGIMARRTLGWTWEQYRGAGRTLEGAA
- a CDS encoding (2Fe-2S)-binding protein; translated protein: MRVNFTVNGRQQEADDVWEGESLLYVLRERMGLPGSKNACEQGECGSCTVRLDGVPVCSCLVAAGQVEGREVVTVEGLADYAKHREDAHPGGGCASGSCGTTLDAAQRWQAGPADGQSGEAVELSPIQQAFIDAGAVQCGFCTPGLLVAADELLETHPSPSDQDIREALSGNLCRCTGYEKILDAVRLAAARQEEAVR
- a CDS encoding xanthine dehydrogenase family protein molybdopterin-binding subunit, whose amino-acid sequence is MALHPRVATVPAGTPTKITQGSPTKGGIGESTLRPDGILKVTGEFAYSSDMWHEDMLWGHTLRSTVAHAEIRSIDIGEAVATPGVYAVLTYDDLPAAMKNYGLEIQDTPVLAHGRVRHHGEPVALVAADHPETARRAAAKIKIDYVELPVITDEASATAPGAILIHEDRDDHHIGHVPHPNIVHRQPIIRGDADAAAARADVIVTGDYTFGMQDQAFLGPESGLAVPSEDGGVELYVATQWLHSDLRQIAPVLGLPEDKVRMTLSGVGGAFGGREDLSMQIHACLLALRTGKPVKIVYNRFESFFGHVHRHPAKLHYEHGATKDGKLTHMKCRIVLDGGAYASASPAVVGNASSLAVGPYAVEDVDIEAIALYTNNPPCGAMRGFGAVQACFAYEAQMDKLAAELGLDPVEFRQRNAMEQGTLLPTGQPCDSPAPVAELLRRVKSRPLPPERQWLSVDAAGSSVDVRDLPGGLSNTTHGEGVVRGVGYAVGLKNVGFSEGFDDYSTARVRMEVINGEPVATVHTAMAEVGQGGVTVHAQIARTELGVSQVTIHPADTQVGSAGSTSASRQTYVTGGAVKNSCEAVREQVLELGRRRFGTYHPAWATAELLLEGGKVVTDGGEVLADVADVLQDESIDVELEWRHRPTEAFDLRTGQGNGHVQYSFAAHRAVVEVDTELGLVKVIELACAQDVGKALNPLSVIGQIQGGSLQGMGVAIMEEIIVDPETAKVRNPSFTDYLLPTILDTPTIPVDVLELADDHAPYGLRGVGEAPTLSSTPAVLAAIRNATGLELNRTPVRPEHLTGT